One segment of Triticum aestivum cultivar Chinese Spring chromosome 2A, IWGSC CS RefSeq v2.1, whole genome shotgun sequence DNA contains the following:
- the LOC123189197 gene encoding uncharacterized protein: protein MTIGAHAPADMVCGFGITVVVDEMLYALSYHFREKQHSFGVMSWGSTAPDALQQPTEGWSWKTLPPPPPTFHRRVNSYALHPDGCTIFMSTANFMTAPSKGCMGTYSFNTKDSVWRWHGEWALPFSGQAHFDRELNAWVGLHWDGYISACQVASPSCHSTTPTLQLDCQTTKEKLFCKDRKPQMGASLTYMGTSKFCLVEGVEEEQALGGHDGCVLHITIFGLKFNHKGELRITDHRSTRSFIVSSHKDHFMPVAFWM from the coding sequence ATGACGATTGGCGCCCATGCCCCTGCTGACATGGTCTGTGGCTTCGGCATCACCGTGGTCGTTGATGAGATGCTCTATGCATTATCTTACCACTTCCGCGAGAAACAACACTCCTTTGGGGTCATGTCATGGGGGTCCACCGCGCCGGATGCGCTGCAACAACCAACCGAGGGCTGGTCCTGGAAGActctgccgccaccaccgccaacGTTCCACCGCCGAGTCAACTCCTATGCACTACACCCGGATGGATGCACCATCTTTATGTCCACAGCTAACTTCATGACGGCACCTAGCAAAGGTTGCATGGGCACCTACTCATTCAACACCAAGGATTCTGTGTGGAGATGGCATGGGGAGTGGGCCTTGCCATTCAGCGGCCAAGCACACTTTGACAGGGAGCTCAACGCTTGGGTTGGCCTTCATTGGGATGGCTACATCTCTGCTTGCCAAGTTGCCTCCCCCAGCTGCCACAGCACGACTCCAACGTTGCAGCTGGACTGCCAGACAACCAAGGAGAAGTTGTTCTGCAAGGACCGGAAGCCGCAGATGGGAGCCTCTCTCACCTACATGGGCACGAGCAAGTTCTGCCTCGTCGAGGGAGTGGAGGAGGAACAGGCTCTCGGAGGCCATGATGGCTGTGTGCTCCATATCACCATATTTGGGCTCAAGTTCAATCACAAGGGAGAGCTGCGGATCACAGATCACCGCTCCACGCGCTCCTTCATAGTGTCTAGTCATAAAGATCACTTTATGCCTGTAGCATTTTGGATGTAG